In a single window of the Megalobrama amblycephala isolate DHTTF-2021 linkage group LG3, ASM1881202v1, whole genome shotgun sequence genome:
- the rps4x gene encoding 40S ribosomal protein S4, X isoform, producing MARGPKKHLKRVAAPKHWMLDKLTGVFAPRPSTGPHKLRECLPLIIFLRNRLKYALTGDEVKKICMQRFIKIDGKVRTDVTYPTGFMDVVSIEKTGENFRLIYDVKGRFTVHRITNEEAKYKLCKVRKILIGTKGIPHLVTHDARTIRYPDPLIKVNDTIRIDLDTGKITDFIKFETGNMCMVTGGANLGRIGVITNREKHPGSFDVVHVKDSTGNSFATRLTNIFVIGKGNKPWISLPRGKGIRLTIAEERDKRLAAKQSSS from the exons ATG GCCCGAGGACCGAAGAAGCATCTGAAGCGCGTCGCAGCTCCTAAACACTGGATGCTGGACAAACTCACCGGAGTATTT GCTCCTCGTCCTTCCACCGGTCCCCACAAACTGAGGGAGTGCCTGCCCCTCATCATCTTTCTGAGGAACCGCCTCAAGTACGCTCTGACCGGAGATGAGGTCAAGAAGATCTGCATGCAGAGGTTCATCAAAATCGATGGCAAGGTCCGCACTGATGTCACCTACCCCACTGGCTTCATGG ATGTGGTCAGCATTGAGAAGACCGGAGAGAACTTCAGGCTGATCTATGATGTCAAGGGACGCTTTACAGTTCACCGCATCACAAATGAGGAGGCCAAG TACAAATTGTGCAAGGTGAGGAAAATCCTCATTGGCACAAAGGGAATCCCACATCTGGTGACCCACGATGCCCGCACCATCCGTTACCCTGATCCTCTTATCAAGGTCAACGACACCATCCGTATTGACCTGGACACAGGCAAAATTACAGATTTCATCAAGTTTGAAACAG GCAACATGTGCATGGTGACCGGAGGTGCTAACTTGGGGCGTATTGGTGTGATCACCAATAGAGAGAAGCATCCTGGCTCTTTTGATGTGGTGCATGTTAAAGACAGCACTGGGAACAGCTTTGCCACCAGGCTCACCAACATTTTTGTCATTGGCAAG GGCAACAAGCCATGGATTTCCCTGCCACGTGGAAAGGGTATCCGCCTGACCATTGCTGAGGAGAGAGACAAGAGATTGGCTGCCAAACAGAGCAGCAGCTAA
- the cited1 gene encoding cbp/p300-interacting transactivator 1: protein MKDRDSLSLLHYSGSGKTSPQFASASLHPSSPVLGKPQPFCLQSGQHLIASMQLQKLNSHYQNLSSAATTGPGRGYGATMLGTGQIATPGAAQTPGIIDSDPVDEEVLMSLVVELGLDRANELPELWLGQNEFDFIADVPAGC, encoded by the coding sequence ATGAAGGACCGCGACTCTCTCTCCCTCCTGCACTACTCTGGTTCAGGCAAGACGAGCCCTCAGTTTGCTTCTGCTTCTCTCCATCCTAGCTCCCCCGTGTTGGGAAAGCCCCAACCTTTCTGCCTGCAGTCGGGCCAGCACCTCATAGCCTCCATGCAGCTCCAGAAACTCAACAGTCACTATCAAAATCTGTCCTCTGCAGCTACAACCGGACCCGGCCGAGGGTACGGAGCCACCATGCTGGGCACGGGACAGATTGCCACTCCTGGGGCGGCACAGACACCTGGGATCATTGATTCTGATCCGGTCGATGAGGAAGTTCTGATGTCGCTAGTGGTGGAGCTGGGTTTGGACCGTGCCAATGAGCTTCCAGAGCTATGGCTGGGTCAGAACGAGTTTGACTTCATCGCAGATGTGCCGGCTGGCTGCTGA